The Armatimonadota bacterium genome includes a window with the following:
- the rplY gene encoding 50S ribosomal protein L25 gives MARPVIQAEVRPELTKSAKKALRTAGIVPAAVYGSKVEGSILIQLKLADLTRAVKEGGENVIIDLEIQGNGSKSIPVMVHQVQRDPRSRRILHVDLRAISLDEKVTTTVPVHLEGEPVGVKQGGILDQLHSEITITALPQDIPPHITLDVSGMQVGDIIRLGDIKVEKAEVVGQADDAVVMVRQPHVGHVEAAAPAPEAAEEPAEESATEQAEETSEG, from the coding sequence ATGGCACGACCCGTGATTCAGGCGGAGGTCCGCCCGGAACTGACTAAGAGCGCAAAAAAGGCTTTGCGCACCGCCGGCATCGTGCCCGCGGCGGTTTACGGCAGCAAGGTGGAGGGCTCCATCCTCATCCAGTTGAAGCTCGCCGATCTGACCCGGGCGGTCAAGGAGGGCGGGGAGAACGTCATCATTGACCTGGAGATTCAGGGCAACGGCTCCAAAAGCATCCCCGTGATGGTCCACCAGGTGCAGCGCGACCCCCGGAGCCGGCGCATCCTGCACGTGGACCTCAGAGCCATCTCGCTGGACGAGAAGGTCACCACCACCGTCCCGGTGCACCTGGAAGGGGAGCCGGTGGGTGTAAAGCAGGGCGGCATACTCGACCAGCTTCACAGCGAGATCACCATCACGGCCCTGCCGCAGGACATTCCCCCGCATATCACCCTGGATGTCTCCGGGATGCAGGTGGGTGACATCATCCGGCTGGGGGATATCAAGGTGGAGAAGGCCGAAGTAGTGGGGCAGGCGGACGATGCCGTGGTAATGGTTCGCCAGCCGCACGTCGGTCACGTGGAGGCCGCCGCACCGGCGCCGGAGGCTGCGGAGGAACCCGCCGAAGAGTCCGCCACGGAGCAGGCGGAGGAAACCTCCGAGGGCTGA
- the gyrB gene encoding DNA gyrase subunit B, producing the protein MAEKPSAKPEEPEILDPTAETPAVTKVEGHYRADNITVLKGLEGVRRRPDMYIGDRGTRGLHHLFVEVVDNSIDEALAGYCTRVDVTLHADKSITVEDNGRGIPVDIHRDTGLPGVTVAMTMLHAGGKFGGGGYKFSGGLHGIGVSAVNALSEWLVVEVRRDGKVYRQRFERGEIKSDLEVVGKSKTTGTKVTWLADEEIFGPIVYHRDILIQRLRHLAYLNPMVRLTFTDETTGETLEFHHKEGIKAFVEDLSRNKDPLHKPIYIRRSREDTEVEVALQYNAGYQELIYTFANNIYTQDGGTHLSGFKTALTRVLNAYARKTGMLKEKDANFSGDDVREGLTCVIAVKIINPQFESQTKVRLANQDVEGIVNSIVGEELTHYLDENPSVARKIVEKAITAARAREAARRAAEAVKRQNALSGGTLPGKLHDCTERDPAKAELYLVEGDSAGGSAKQARNARTQAILPLKGKILNVEKARIDKALENDEIKALIAALGTGISTPALGTTEEELDENGENGNGETGNGGNGQGNGKGKMFDISKLRYHRIIIMTDADVDGDHIRTLLLTFFFRYMPALIERGHVYIAQPPLFRVKAGKDQQWYCKNEEELQEVLRQIKRKDVTVSRFKGLGEMNAEHLAETTMDPEKRDLLQVTLEDSVEANEIFTVLMGDKVEPRREFIERYAKEVKNVDWHA; encoded by the coding sequence ATGGCAGAGAAGCCCTCGGCTAAGCCGGAGGAACCGGAAATCCTCGACCCCACTGCGGAAACCCCGGCCGTCACTAAAGTAGAAGGCCACTACCGCGCAGATAATATCACCGTCCTGAAGGGCCTGGAAGGAGTCCGCCGCCGCCCGGATATGTACATCGGCGACCGCGGGACACGTGGGCTCCACCATCTTTTCGTCGAGGTGGTGGACAACTCCATTGACGAAGCTCTGGCCGGCTACTGCACCCGAGTGGATGTCACCCTCCACGCAGACAAGTCCATCACAGTGGAGGACAACGGCCGCGGCATCCCTGTGGATATTCATCGGGACACGGGTCTGCCCGGCGTTACCGTCGCCATGACCATGCTGCATGCCGGCGGCAAGTTCGGAGGCGGGGGCTATAAGTTCTCGGGGGGATTGCACGGGATCGGCGTTTCCGCCGTCAATGCCCTTTCCGAGTGGCTGGTGGTGGAGGTGCGCCGGGACGGCAAGGTCTACCGACAACGCTTTGAGCGAGGCGAGATCAAGAGTGATCTTGAGGTGGTGGGGAAAAGCAAAACCACCGGCACAAAGGTCACCTGGCTGGCTGATGAGGAGATCTTCGGGCCCATCGTCTACCATCGGGACATCCTGATCCAGCGGCTGCGGCATCTGGCCTACCTGAACCCCATGGTCCGCCTGACCTTCACGGACGAGACAACGGGCGAGACGCTGGAATTTCACCACAAGGAAGGCATCAAGGCGTTTGTGGAGGATCTGTCACGCAACAAGGATCCTCTGCACAAGCCCATCTACATCCGCCGTTCCCGCGAGGATACCGAGGTGGAGGTGGCCCTGCAGTACAACGCCGGCTACCAGGAGCTGATCTACACCTTCGCCAATAACATCTACACCCAGGACGGCGGGACGCACTTGTCCGGCTTCAAGACGGCGCTCACCCGTGTTCTGAACGCCTACGCCCGTAAGACCGGGATGCTGAAGGAGAAGGACGCTAACTTCTCCGGGGATGATGTCCGCGAAGGACTGACCTGCGTGATTGCGGTCAAGATCATTAATCCGCAGTTCGAGTCGCAGACCAAGGTGCGCCTGGCAAATCAGGACGTCGAGGGAATCGTCAACTCCATCGTGGGCGAAGAGCTGACACACTACCTGGATGAAAACCCGTCGGTGGCCCGCAAGATCGTGGAGAAGGCCATCACGGCGGCCCGGGCGCGGGAGGCGGCGCGCAGGGCTGCGGAGGCCGTCAAGCGCCAGAACGCCCTGTCCGGCGGCACTCTCCCGGGCAAGCTGCATGACTGCACCGAGCGCGACCCGGCCAAGGCCGAGCTTTATCTGGTGGAGGGCGATTCCGCGGGCGGGTCCGCCAAGCAGGCCCGCAATGCCCGCACACAGGCCATCCTTCCGTTGAAGGGCAAGATCCTGAACGTCGAGAAGGCGCGCATAGACAAGGCGCTGGAAAACGACGAGATCAAGGCGCTCATTGCCGCCCTCGGCACCGGCATCTCCACTCCTGCTCTGGGCACCACCGAAGAGGAGCTGGACGAGAACGGTGAAAACGGCAACGGTGAGACCGGAAACGGAGGAAACGGGCAGGGCAACGGCAAGGGCAAGATGTTCGACATCTCCAAGCTCCGCTACCACCGCATCATCATCATGACGGATGCCGACGTGGACGGGGACCACATCCGCACCCTGCTCCTCACCTTCTTCTTCCGGTACATGCCGGCGCTCATAGAGCGCGGACACGTCTACATCGCGCAGCCGCCGCTGTTCCGGGTGAAAGCAGGCAAGGACCAGCAGTGGTACTGCAAGAACGAAGAAGAGCTGCAGGAGGTGCTGCGGCAGATCAAGCGCAAAGACGTGACGGTCAGCCGCTTCAAGGGACTGGGCGAGATGAACGCGGAGCACCTTGCGGAAACCACCATGGACCCTGAGAAGCGTGACCTGCTGCAGGTCACGCTGGAGGATTCCGTCGAGGCCAACGAGATCTTTACGGTGCTGATGGGCGACAAGGTGGAACCTCGCCGCGAGTTCATCGAGCGCTACGCAAAAGAAGTAAAGAATGTGGACTGGCACGCCTGA
- the ccdA gene encoding cytochrome c biogenesis protein, giving the protein MLADLSGLIASGSIFAYALVVAAGVVTSIGPCNMAMVPVIVAFVGGSSDISRGRAVALSAAFALGAAVTFTLLGVAAAVVGGLFGPHKSLLYYIVSAVCILLGLSMLGAIRLQLPGFSAQGAAARVGRGIPGAFLLGMVVGLAGSQCGTPALAAILSVAMAQGKIAYGAALLFAYGLGRGVPIIVAGASAGAVVASPRLASASAALERVAGVVLIGVGLFFWWRA; this is encoded by the coding sequence ATGCTTGCAGACCTCTCCGGACTGATAGCTTCTGGCTCCATCTTCGCTTACGCGCTTGTTGTGGCAGCAGGAGTGGTGACCAGCATCGGGCCCTGCAACATGGCGATGGTACCGGTGATCGTCGCCTTTGTGGGAGGATCCAGCGACATCTCGCGAGGGCGTGCAGTCGCCCTTTCAGCAGCCTTCGCGCTGGGTGCTGCTGTCACCTTTACCCTGCTGGGTGTGGCCGCCGCTGTTGTCGGGGGACTTTTCGGCCCCCACAAGAGTCTTCTGTATTACATTGTCAGTGCGGTGTGCATCCTACTGGGGTTGTCCATGCTGGGGGCCATCCGCCTGCAGCTTCCCGGCTTTTCGGCTCAGGGGGCAGCGGCAAGAGTGGGACGGGGGATCCCCGGGGCATTCCTGCTCGGAATGGTGGTGGGGCTGGCCGGGTCGCAGTGCGGCACGCCTGCGCTCGCTGCCATCCTGTCTGTTGCAATGGCGCAGGGCAAGATCGCCTACGGAGCGGCTTTGCTGTTTGCATACGGTCTGGGGCGTGGCGTCCCCATCATCGTTGCGGGGGCGTCAGCAGGAGCCGTGGTGGCCTCACCGCGTCTTGCGTCGGCGTCGGCCGCGCTGGAGAGAGTGGCAGGAGTGGTGTTGATCGGGGTGGGGTTGTTTTTCTGGTGGCGGGCTTGA
- a CDS encoding redox-active disulfide protein 2 — MKIRIFGPGCMKCRETEKIVRNVLAEAGIEADVEKVEDIQAIVAAGVVSTPAVEIDGQVKIAGKVPRPDDIKRLIGA, encoded by the coding sequence ATGAAGATCCGCATTTTCGGGCCCGGTTGCATGAAGTGCCGGGAGACGGAGAAGATCGTCCGCAACGTGCTGGCGGAGGCCGGCATCGAGGCGGATGTGGAGAAGGTGGAGGACATTCAGGCCATCGTCGCCGCGGGTGTGGTCAGCACTCCGGCGGTGGAGATTGACGGTCAGGTGAAGATCGCCGGGAAAGTGCCCCGGCCGGACGATATCAAGAGACTCATCGGAGCCTGA
- a CDS encoding permease, which translates to MDWKTEYRPLAIITAVFLVFFFLPAGTPRFDGAVLEAMHLAKWYAREHVLLCLIPAFFIAGAIAVFVSQASVIRYLGPKANRLLAYGVASVSGTLLAVCSCTVLPLFAGIYRMGAGLGPATAFLYSGPAINVLAIILTARVLGLEMGIARAVGAISFSVIIGLLMHLLFRQEEETRAEAAMALPDEDPARPLWQNAVFFALLVAILVFANWGKPAVQTGAWAAIYSAKWAITAAAAAALAVVMVLWMSVEAWKLALAAVAVAVTALAVPHEPLAPFTVGVIGLSVITGTRTDEAGSWFESSWSFAKQILPLLLMGVLVAGLLLGRPGHEGLIPSEWVSKAVGGNSLQANLFASVVGAFMYFATLTEVPILQGLLGSGMGKGPALALLLAGPALSLPNMLVIRSIMGTQKTVAFVLLVIVMATAAGMIYGALG; encoded by the coding sequence TTGGACTGGAAAACCGAATACCGCCCCCTGGCGATCATCACGGCCGTCTTCCTCGTTTTCTTCTTCCTGCCCGCCGGCACCCCGCGGTTCGACGGTGCGGTGCTGGAGGCGATGCACCTGGCAAAGTGGTACGCCCGCGAGCACGTCCTGCTCTGTCTGATTCCCGCCTTCTTCATCGCGGGGGCCATTGCGGTGTTTGTCAGTCAGGCGTCCGTTATCCGGTATCTGGGGCCGAAGGCTAATCGGCTGCTTGCCTACGGGGTGGCGTCCGTCTCCGGCACGCTTCTGGCCGTCTGTTCCTGTACCGTGCTCCCTCTGTTTGCGGGTATCTATCGGATGGGCGCGGGACTGGGTCCGGCGACCGCCTTCCTTTACTCCGGGCCGGCCATCAATGTGCTGGCCATCATCCTGACGGCGCGCGTGCTGGGACTGGAGATGGGTATCGCCCGCGCGGTGGGAGCCATCTCTTTCAGTGTGATCATCGGGTTGCTCATGCACCTTCTCTTTCGGCAAGAAGAGGAGACGCGCGCAGAGGCCGCCATGGCGCTTCCGGATGAAGACCCTGCTCGTCCCCTGTGGCAGAACGCGGTCTTTTTCGCCTTGCTGGTGGCCATTCTGGTGTTCGCCAACTGGGGAAAGCCCGCCGTCCAGACAGGCGCCTGGGCTGCCATCTACAGCGCTAAGTGGGCCATCACGGCTGCGGCGGCCGCCGCGCTCGCCGTAGTGATGGTTTTGTGGATGAGTGTGGAGGCCTGGAAGCTGGCGCTTGCGGCGGTGGCCGTCGCGGTAACGGCCCTGGCGGTCCCGCACGAGCCACTGGCCCCGTTCACCGTGGGCGTCATCGGCCTCAGCGTCATCACTGGAACCCGGACAGACGAGGCGGGCAGCTGGTTCGAGTCCAGCTGGAGCTTCGCGAAGCAGATCCTGCCTCTGCTCCTGATGGGTGTGCTGGTTGCCGGCCTTTTGCTGGGGCGGCCCGGCCACGAGGGGCTCATTCCCTCGGAGTGGGTCTCGAAGGCCGTGGGAGGCAACAGTCTGCAGGCGAACCTGTTCGCATCGGTCGTGGGCGCCTTCATGTATTTCGCCACATTGACCGAGGTGCCCATCCTTCAGGGACTTCTGGGCAGCGGGATGGGCAAGGGACCCGCGCTGGCTCTGCTACTGGCTGGACCGGCCCTGTCTCTGCCGAACATGCTGGTGATCCGCTCCATTATGGGAACCCAGAAGACTGTGGCCTTCGTGTTGTTGGTCATCGTGATGGCCACCGCCGCAGGGATGATTTACGGCGCGCTGGGTTGA
- a CDS encoding glycosyl transferase, with protein sequence MPVWNAGDTLEESLTSILGQTFTAWELVCVDDGSTDCTPELLERWRGRDRRVQVLRGRRRGISAALNAGLAVCRGEWIARMDADDRMLPGRLDAQLEFAQAHPEIALTGGLVRHVADPAQMPNTTGMERFVHWVNSVVTPEAIRRDLLVDCPVPHPTFFLRRSLLVEMGGYTLEPVPEDYDLVLRLHRRGLAVAKVPQEVVEWTDRPGRASRTHPAYSIDALRELKVRHLCLTDLAGTRPFLVWGAGDVGKRFVICLQKHGRQPRAFVDLDPRKFGKVIHGCPVWTPEEFLQRRADGWLTLCAVGAPGAREDIREWMRSAGLVEERDFRFVA encoded by the coding sequence ATGCCCGTCTGGAATGCCGGGGATACGCTGGAGGAGTCGCTCACCAGCATCCTGGGGCAGACCTTCACCGCATGGGAGCTTGTGTGTGTGGACGACGGGTCGACGGACTGCACGCCGGAGCTTCTGGAGCGCTGGCGGGGGAGGGATCGCCGCGTGCAAGTCCTGCGCGGGCGCCGCAGGGGAATCTCAGCGGCTTTGAATGCCGGTCTTGCCGTCTGCCGTGGAGAGTGGATCGCCCGGATGGACGCCGACGATCGGATGCTGCCCGGGCGGCTGGATGCGCAACTGGAGTTCGCACAGGCCCACCCGGAGATCGCCCTGACGGGCGGGCTGGTCCGGCATGTGGCGGATCCCGCGCAGATGCCGAACACCACGGGGATGGAGCGCTTCGTGCACTGGGTCAACAGCGTGGTAACGCCAGAGGCCATCCGGCGGGATCTGCTGGTGGACTGCCCGGTGCCGCATCCCACGTTTTTCCTGCGCCGCAGCCTGCTGGTTGAAATGGGCGGCTACACGCTTGAGCCTGTGCCGGAGGATTATGACCTGGTTCTGCGTCTCCACCGAAGGGGGCTTGCTGTCGCCAAAGTGCCGCAGGAGGTGGTGGAATGGACCGACAGGCCTGGACGGGCGTCCCGCACGCATCCAGCTTACAGCATCGATGCGCTACGGGAGCTGAAAGTTCGGCATCTGTGCCTTACGGATCTGGCCGGCACTAGGCCCTTTCTCGTGTGGGGAGCGGGAGACGTGGGGAAGCGTTTCGTAATCTGCCTGCAGAAGCACGGACGGCAGCCGCGGGCGTTTGTGGATCTGGACCCGCGCAAGTTCGGCAAGGTCATCCACGGATGCCCGGTGTGGACGCCTGAAGAGTTCCTGCAGCGCCGCGCTGACGGTTGGCTGACCTTATGCGCCGTGGGCGCTCCGGGAGCGCGGGAGGACATCCGGGAATGGATGCGCTCCGCCGGACTCGTCGAGGAGCGTGATTTCCGCTTTGTCGCCTGA
- a CDS encoding dehydrogenase gives MPEKVAILISNELRRDIFDDATWEDLLRVAEPVLPSADGPVTAQMARNLLRGARACITGWGSPALTADVLAEAELLGLVAHAAGSVKAFVSDALWERGVRVTSAAPALAVDVAWTTVALMVLARKNVFLLREHLRQGGWKPMPGWPSSELYGAVIGLVGASHVGRCVIRLLENSGARLLLYDPYVSGEEAARLGVEKREALDQLIAESDIVSLHAPKLPETHHMLNAGNLHLMKDHSILINTARGALIDEAALIELLRTRPIFACLDVTDPEPPAPDSPLRTLPNVLLTPHVAGCVGSGLKRLGAAAAEEVRRFLAGEPLLNEVTREMLPRLA, from the coding sequence GTGCCTGAGAAAGTCGCCATCCTGATATCCAACGAACTCCGACGCGACATCTTCGATGACGCCACCTGGGAAGACCTGCTGCGCGTGGCTGAGCCCGTCCTGCCCAGCGCGGACGGGCCAGTGACTGCTCAGATGGCCCGGAATCTTTTGCGAGGAGCCCGTGCGTGCATTACCGGATGGGGAAGCCCCGCCCTCACGGCAGACGTTCTTGCGGAGGCGGAGTTGCTGGGTCTGGTGGCACACGCTGCCGGAAGCGTAAAAGCTTTCGTAAGCGATGCGCTCTGGGAGAGAGGCGTTCGCGTGACCAGCGCGGCCCCCGCGCTGGCCGTGGATGTGGCCTGGACCACCGTTGCCCTGATGGTTCTGGCCAGGAAGAATGTTTTTCTGTTACGGGAGCATCTCCGCCAGGGCGGTTGGAAACCGATGCCGGGCTGGCCATCCAGCGAACTGTACGGCGCGGTCATCGGTTTGGTCGGCGCAAGCCACGTGGGCCGCTGCGTGATCCGGCTTCTGGAGAACTCCGGGGCCAGGCTCCTGCTCTATGACCCATACGTGTCCGGAGAGGAAGCGGCGCGCTTGGGAGTGGAAAAACGGGAAGCACTGGACCAACTCATCGCGGAGTCCGACATCGTGAGCCTGCACGCTCCAAAGCTGCCGGAGACCCACCATATGCTGAACGCCGGAAACCTGCACCTGATGAAGGATCATAGCATCCTCATCAATACGGCCCGAGGCGCGCTGATTGACGAGGCGGCGCTGATAGAACTGCTGCGGACGCGTCCCATCTTCGCCTGCCTGGACGTGACGGACCCGGAGCCTCCCGCGCCGGACAGTCCTCTGCGGACGCTGCCGAACGTGCTGCTGACGCCGCACGTGGCCGGCTGCGTGGGAAGCGGTCTGAAGCGGCTGGGCGCGGCAGCCGCGGAGGAGGTCCGCCGTTTTCTGGCCGGCGAGCCGCTTCTCAACGAAGTGACCCGCGAGATGCTTCCGCGGCTGGCGTAG
- a CDS encoding transporter, translating to MERLHSALGVLNSYLWGPPMLVLLFGTHLVLTFRLAFIQRYLPLAIRLSLRTGAEAEGDVSHFGALTTALAATIGTGNIVGVATAVSLGGPGAVLWMWLTGVFGIATKYAEALLSVKYRIRTESGAMAGGPMYVLERGLNARWAGVLFAVFTAVAAFGIGNMVQANAVASMAAEITSDGRAAWVVGAVLMLLTGLTILGGIRSIARVCEVLVPFMAAFYVLGCLLILAVGYRSLPATLALIVRMAFDPGAAAGGFLGGVIAGAARYGIARGLFSNESGLGSAPIVAAAARTRNPVRQALVSSTGTFWDTVVVCAMTGLVIVNSGHWKEGVQGVALARQAFAQLHDIGPLILNAGLAIFVFSTILGWSYYGEKAVEYLFGSRAVLPYRVLWVCAVMAGSVTALPLVWEFADAANALMAIPNLASLLLLNGVIVAETRKYLWSGRIEEEDTERRA from the coding sequence TTGGAAAGACTGCACAGCGCTTTGGGTGTCCTGAACAGCTATCTCTGGGGGCCGCCGATGCTGGTCCTGCTGTTCGGCACGCATCTGGTTCTGACGTTCCGGCTGGCCTTCATCCAGCGTTACCTGCCGCTGGCCATCCGTCTTTCGCTGCGCACAGGGGCAGAGGCTGAAGGCGATGTCAGCCACTTCGGCGCGCTGACCACGGCTCTGGCTGCCACCATTGGGACGGGAAACATCGTTGGCGTGGCGACGGCGGTGTCGCTTGGAGGGCCGGGAGCCGTGCTCTGGATGTGGCTGACCGGTGTCTTCGGGATAGCCACCAAATACGCCGAGGCGCTCCTTTCCGTGAAGTATCGTATCAGGACGGAGTCCGGGGCGATGGCGGGCGGACCCATGTATGTTCTGGAGCGCGGCCTGAACGCAAGGTGGGCCGGGGTATTGTTCGCCGTGTTTACCGCCGTTGCGGCCTTCGGAATCGGCAATATGGTGCAGGCGAACGCGGTGGCATCCATGGCTGCTGAGATCACCTCCGATGGACGGGCCGCCTGGGTGGTGGGCGCAGTGCTCATGCTGCTGACCGGGCTGACCATTCTGGGCGGCATCCGATCCATCGCCCGCGTCTGCGAGGTTCTGGTGCCGTTCATGGCGGCGTTCTACGTGCTCGGATGCCTGCTAATTCTGGCGGTCGGTTATCGCAGTCTGCCGGCTACGCTGGCGCTCATTGTGCGGATGGCGTTTGACCCTGGCGCAGCAGCCGGAGGCTTCCTGGGAGGGGTCATCGCCGGAGCTGCGCGCTACGGAATTGCCCGCGGCCTTTTCTCCAACGAATCAGGGCTGGGGTCCGCGCCCATCGTGGCCGCCGCGGCGCGCACGCGCAACCCCGTGCGTCAAGCCCTGGTCTCCTCCACGGGCACTTTCTGGGATACGGTGGTGGTCTGCGCCATGACCGGCCTGGTCATCGTCAACTCGGGACACTGGAAGGAGGGTGTGCAGGGAGTTGCGCTGGCGCGGCAGGCCTTCGCACAGCTCCACGATATCGGTCCGCTAATCCTGAACGCCGGTCTGGCTATTTTTGTCTTCTCCACCATCCTGGGATGGTCTTACTACGGCGAAAAAGCGGTGGAGTACCTTTTCGGGAGCCGGGCGGTGCTGCCGTATCGCGTGCTGTGGGTCTGCGCGGTGATGGCCGGATCGGTCACGGCTCTGCCGCTGGTGTGGGAATTCGCCGACGCGGCTAACGCCCTGATGGCCATCCCCAATCTGGCGTCTTTGCTTCTGTTGAACGGTGTCATCGTCGCGGAAACGCGCAAATATCTTTGGTCGGGACGAATAGAGGAAGAGGACACGGAACGTCGCGCCTAA
- a CDS encoding adenosine kinase, producing the protein MSVPQKVLIVGSVGLDDVTTPYGSVERVLGGAASYSSVAASFFAPVAMVAVVGQDFPQSERELFASRGIDLSAMEERPGATFRWAGEYGEDPNQAITKMTELNVFAGFDPVLPETHRQIPFVFLANIDPSLQRQVLDQMSAPAFTACDTMNFWITGKRDELIEVLKRVDLVLLNDAEARMLTGRKLLVDAADDLLALGPSWVAIKKGEHGALLFGEGLHFSAPSYPLRRIVDPTGAGDCFAGALVGYLARTGDLSRDNLRRAVVYGCTVASFNVEDFSLRRLCALTADEIEQRFRELQEIARF; encoded by the coding sequence GTGAGCGTGCCGCAGAAGGTTCTGATTGTCGGAAGTGTGGGGCTGGACGATGTCACCACTCCCTATGGCAGCGTGGAACGGGTGCTGGGAGGGGCCGCCAGCTATTCCTCCGTTGCGGCCAGCTTCTTCGCTCCGGTGGCGATGGTGGCTGTGGTGGGGCAGGACTTCCCGCAATCGGAGCGGGAGCTTTTCGCCTCCCGGGGGATTGATCTTTCCGCCATGGAGGAGCGCCCGGGGGCCACATTCCGGTGGGCAGGCGAATACGGCGAAGATCCCAACCAAGCCATTACGAAGATGACGGAGCTGAACGTCTTCGCCGGGTTCGATCCCGTCCTGCCGGAGACCCACCGCCAGATCCCGTTCGTCTTCCTTGCGAATATTGATCCCTCCCTGCAGAGGCAGGTTCTGGATCAGATGAGCGCTCCCGCCTTTACCGCCTGCGACACCATGAACTTCTGGATCACAGGCAAGCGCGACGAGCTGATCGAAGTGCTGAAGCGCGTGGACCTGGTGCTGTTGAACGACGCCGAAGCGCGCATGCTGACCGGCCGAAAACTGCTGGTGGACGCCGCGGACGACTTGTTGGCTCTGGGGCCGTCCTGGGTGGCCATCAAGAAGGGTGAGCACGGGGCGCTGCTGTTCGGGGAGGGTCTGCACTTCTCAGCGCCGTCCTATCCCCTGCGCCGGATCGTGGATCCTACAGGGGCGGGGGATTGCTTTGCGGGGGCGCTGGTGGGCTATCTGGCGCGGACGGGCGACCTGTCCCGCGATAACCTGCGCCGAGCCGTGGTCTACGGCTGCACGGTGGCTTCATTCAATGTGGAGGACTTCAGCCTGCGCCGCCTCTGCGCCCTCACGGCGGATGAGATCGAGCAGCGCTTCCGTGAGCTCCAGGAGATCGCCCGGTTCTAG
- the queG gene encoding epoxyqueuosine reductase — translation MEAVRIVAELKECASRAGLTGLAIGPARPLQEAGRRLRERVAKGFAGHYGLVEGSEERFCRPDLLLPGAKSVICCALSYLRPCDPPAPPPGTLSGVIARFARGRDYHLVMREKLSVVEGRLKDLLPGCATRILCDTGPLMDRAAALSSGLAWAGKNACVFAGEAGSWVVLGEIVTDAELPFDEPFQDHRCGSCELCLAACPTGAIVSPFEIDLNRCISHLTQMSGIIPRELRPLMGTMIYGCDICQEVCPQNAAAVPGDPSDFEPGPVPAFPDLIRLLEMTQAEFETSLKTGSPGWIGRNRLRRNACVALGNIGDPAAVPALLKALHDPSTVVRAHAAWALGRIGDRRGLEILQKLLIRESDPDVLEEIRAALG, via the coding sequence ATGGAGGCCGTGCGGATCGTTGCTGAACTCAAGGAGTGCGCAAGCAGGGCCGGACTAACCGGCCTGGCCATCGGGCCGGCGCGCCCGCTTCAGGAGGCTGGCCGCCGTCTGCGCGAACGCGTGGCGAAAGGGTTCGCGGGCCACTACGGGCTGGTGGAGGGCAGCGAGGAGCGTTTCTGTCGCCCGGACTTGCTGCTGCCCGGAGCCAAGTCCGTGATCTGTTGCGCACTGTCGTATCTGCGGCCCTGCGACCCGCCTGCACCACCGCCGGGGACCCTGAGCGGAGTGATCGCCCGATTCGCCCGCGGCAGGGATTATCATCTTGTGATGCGGGAGAAGCTTTCTGTGGTGGAGGGCCGTCTGAAGGATCTACTTCCCGGGTGCGCCACGCGCATCCTGTGCGACACGGGCCCGCTGATGGACCGCGCCGCCGCGCTGTCGAGCGGCCTGGCCTGGGCCGGGAAAAACGCCTGCGTGTTTGCGGGGGAGGCCGGGAGCTGGGTGGTTCTCGGGGAGATCGTCACTGACGCGGAGTTGCCCTTTGATGAGCCTTTTCAGGACCACCGCTGTGGCAGTTGCGAGCTGTGTCTGGCGGCCTGCCCCACGGGAGCCATCGTCTCGCCGTTCGAAATAGATCTGAACCGCTGCATATCGCATCTCACTCAGATGAGCGGCATCATTCCGCGCGAGCTGCGACCCCTGATGGGAACGATGATCTACGGCTGCGACATCTGTCAGGAAGTCTGTCCCCAGAATGCGGCGGCTGTTCCGGGAGATCCGTCGGATTTCGAGCCCGGCCCGGTGCCGGCTTTTCCGGATCTCATCCGGTTGTTGGAGATGACACAGGCCGAGTTCGAGACCTCTCTGAAAACGGGTTCGCCCGGATGGATCGGGCGCAATCGCCTACGGCGCAACGCGTGCGTCGCCTTGGGAAACATCGGCGACCCAGCGGCTGTGCCGGCCTTGCTGAAGGCGCTTCACGACCCCAGCACGGTGGTGCGTGCTCACGCCGCGTGGGCTCTGGGCCGGATCGGCGATCGGCGCGGGCTGGAGATCCTGCAGAAACTCCTCATACGCGAATCCGACCCGGACGTTCTGGAAGAGATCCGCGCGGCACTGGGGTGA